In the genome of Nocardioides sp. NBC_00368, the window CAGGGCGGTGAGGACGCCGATCGAGCGGTCCCGGCGGGCGAGCCCGGGGCGGGTCCAGATCGTGCCCCAGGCATAGCGGGTGATCAGGTCCTGGTAGTCGCGGTTGACGTCGGTGATCGCGGCGGTGGCCCGGTCGACGTGGGCATCGCCGAGCACCTGGCGGCGTACGTTCATCCCGGCCGCATAGGCCGGGTCGGCCGCGGTCACGTGGGCGGTGATCAGGCTGGAGACGGCGTGCGGCGCCTCGGCGGGGGCGAGGTGGCCGACGGCGTCGAGGGTGACGAGCCGCCCGTTGCGCACACCGACGGCGATCTCCTCCAGCGAGGCGGGTGGGGTCGGGGCGTCGTCGACACCCCCGATCGCCAGGACCGGCGCGGCGATCTCGGCGAGCCGCCCGCGTACGTCGTACGCCGCCAGCGCCTCGCACACCAGCGCGTAGCTCTCCGCGTCGGCGTCGCGCAGCGAGTGGAGCAGGGCACCGCCCCGCGCGGGCTCGCGCTCGAGGAAGCCGGGGGAGAACCAGCGCTGGGTGGAGCCGGCGATCTGGGAGGCGGTGCCGGCGCCGCGTACGGTCGTGGCACGGTCGTTCCAGCCGTCGGGCTCGCCGATCTTGGCCCCGGTGTTGGTGAGCACCGCGGCGCTCACCCGGGTTGGTGCGTCGAGCAGCAGCTGGAGGCCGACCGCGCCGCCGACCGAGTCGCCGGCATAGGCGAACGCGCCGTGGCGCTCACCGCGGTCGGTGAGGACCCGGTCGACGCAGGCGAGCACGCCCGCGGCGAGATCGGCCATCGAGAACGCGTCGGTGGTCGGCGCGCCGTGGCCGTGGCCCGGGAGCTCCCAGCCGATGACGTGGAAGCTGTCCGCGAGCAGCTCGGCCGTGGCGGCCCAGAGCGCGGTGACCGAGGTGCCCAGGGACGGGCCGACGACCAGGACCGGCTTGCTCGGGTCTCCGGCCAGCTCGACAGGGGTGATCCTCGGCGTCATGACAGGTCCTTCCAGATTCCGGCGGGGGTGGGTGCGGGATACCCGGTCGACCGGGTACCCCTGGGGTTGACGGGCACTGAAACACCCGTCAACCCCACGAACTGCCCGTCCAGTACGTCCGGTATGCCCATCAGGCGAGATGCTTCCATGTCTCGATGGCGCGGGCGATCGCGGAGTCGATGAGCGCCCCGGTTGCGCCGAGGTAGTCGTCCAGCCCTGCGGCGGCCTCGGAACCGGCCAGGATCTCGCCACCCACGAACCCGGTCAGCGACCGCTGCTCGGCCAGCAGGTCCGCACCCGCGGCCTCGGCGGTGGCGCGCATCCGGGCCGCGTCGACGCGGAGCCCGGCGAGCAGCTCGGTGGTCTGCGAGCCGGCGACGACGCTGCGGCGGGCCAGGGTCTGCAGGGTCTCCCACTCGACGTGCCAGGCGCCGTCGGGGCGTTCGTCGACGTAGCTCGCCGCGGCGGTGTGGAGCGTCGCGGCCAGCGGGGGAGCGGCGAGGGCGTGGCGGCGGATGAGGACCGAGAGCACCGGGTTGGACTTGTGCGGCATCGTCGAGGAGCCGCCGCGCCCCTCGCCCGCCGGCTCGGCGAGCTCGCCGATCTCGGGGCGCGTGAGCAGCGTGATGTCCGTGGCGATCCGGCCCCAGGCGTCGGCCGCGGTCACCAGCGCGTCGCCGGCTGCGGTCAGCGGGGTGCGGGTGGTGTGCCAGGGCCTTCGGGGGGTGAGGCCGAGGGCGGTCGCCGTGGTCTCGGCCGCCGTGCGCGCCGCGCCGACCGGGTCGGCGAGGCCACGGAGCCGGGCCAGTCCCACGACCGCGGCCAGGGTGCCGGCCGCGCCGCCGATCTGGGCGGGTAGCGACGTCCGCGCGCGCCGGAGCGCCTCGGCGGCATCGGTCAGCCCGGAGAGCCAGGTCGCGGCCTTGAGGCCGAAGGTGACCGGCACCGCGTGCTGGGTCAGCGTGCGGCCCGACATCACCGTGGCCCGGTGCCCCCGCGCGAGACCCACCAGGGAGGCGGCCTGGGCGGCGAGCTCGTCCTCGACCCGGTCGAGCACATCGCGCAGGCAGAGCACGAGCGCGGTGTCGACCACGTCCTGGCTGGTCAGGCCCTTGTGGAGCCACCGGGCGGCCTCGCCCTCGAGCCGGCCGCGTAGGAGCTTCACCAGGCCGATGACCGGGTTGCCCCCAGCCTCGGCACCCTCAGCCAGCCCCGGGACGTCGGCCTCGGAGACCAGGACGGCCAGTGGCGTACGCGCTTCCTCGGGGGCTATCCCCGAGGAAGCGGTCGCGGCCAGCCAGGCCTCCTCGACCCGCACCATCGCGGCGAGATAGGCCGCCTCGGAGAAGAGGTCCCCGGCGCGCTCCTCGCCTGGCCACAGCAGCGACATTCGACTCCTCAGCCGTAGTTGAGAAAGGTGGTCTCGCGGTCGCCCTGCAGGTGGATGTCGAATCGCAACCCGGTTGCGTCCGCAGTGGCCACCAGCGTCGCACGCTCGTCCTCGGACAGCGACACCAGCAGGGGGTCGCCGGCGTTGGCGGGGTGCTCGGGCAGGTAGACCCGGGTCTGCAGCTTGTCGAGCAGACCACGGGCGAAGACGGTGAGCGCGAAGAACGGTGCCCTGCCCTCCGCGGCGGCACCCGGAAGCACCGTCGAGAAGGTGTAGTGGCCGTTCAGGTCCGTGTCGGCGCGGCCCCAGCCGGTGAAGGTCCAGCCGTCGCGGTGCAGCGACCCCTCGGCCTGCGGGACGTTGCCCTCGGCGTCGGTCTGCCAGATCTCGAGGAGCGCGTCGGGGATCGGGTTGCCGGCGCCGTCGTAGACCCAGCCGTGCAGCCGGATCGAGCCCGGGCTGCTCGGCGGGACCAGGTCGGCGTCGCCCTCGTAGGGGAGGGCGTAGCCGAAGAACGGGCCGATCGTCTGGCCGGGCGTGGGGATGGTGCTCACAGGTCGCCCTCCTCGGGCTCGGTCCAGGTGCGGCTCGGGCCGGTCAGGACGATGTCCCAGCTGTAGCCCATCGAGTACTCGGGGGTGGAGAGGTCGTGGTCGTACCTCGCCACGAGCGCGTCCCGGTCCTTCTGCGAGGTGATCGACTGGTAGATCGGGTCGAGCGCGAAGAGCGGGTCGCTGGGGAAGTACATCTGCGTGATCAGCCGCTGCGTGAAGGCGCGGCCGAAGAGCGAGAAGTGGATGTGCGCCGGACGCCAGGCGTTGATGTGGTTGCCCCACGGGTATGGGCCGGGCTTGATCGTCTGGAACCGGTAGCGCCCCTCGGAGTCGGTGATGCAGCGGCCGACGCCGGTGAAGTTGGGGTCGAGCGGCGCCGGGTGCTGCTCGTGCTTGTGGATGTAGCGGCCGGCGGAGTTGGCCTGCCAGATCTCGACCAGCTGGTTCCGTACGGGGCGGCCCTCGCCGTCCAGGACGCGGCCGCTGACCGTGATCCGCTCGCCGATCGGCTCGTTGCTTCCGGCGATGGTCAGATCGGCCTCGAGCGGGTCCACGTCGGTGTGCCCGAAGCACGGGGCCCACAGCTCGATGGTCTCGGGGTCGGCGTGGCGCGGGTCCTTGGTGGGGTGGCGCAGGATGCTGGACCGGTAGGGCGGGTAGTCCAGCAGCGGCTGACGGCTGGGCTCACCTTCTCGGGCGCGGCCCTCGGAGTCCGCCTCGATCTTGGCGATCTCGGCCGAGAGGTCCGCCTGGGTCTCGACGGGTGGTTTCTTGGTGGGCGCTGTCACCTTCCGAACGCTAGGTGCGAGAGGCGTACGATGAAAGCGTGAACTTCCGCTGAGCGAAAGAAGGCATCGAATGGCAGGTGGCAGCGGAGGCCGCACGGTCGCCTCGCGCGTCCTCGGCCTCATCGGCGCCTTCGACGCGTCCCACCGCCGGCTCACGCTGAGCGAGCTCGCGGCCCGCGCGGAGGTCTCGCTCCCGACCGCCCACCGCCTCGTCGCCGAGCTGGTCGAGTGGGGTGCCCTGGTGCGGGACGAGGACGGGACCTACGCGGTCGGCCGGCGGCTGTGGGACGCCGGCCTGCTCGCCCCCGTCGCCACCGACCTGCGCTCGGTCGCGGCGCCGTTCCTCCACGACCTCTACGGGGCGACGCTGGAGACGGTCCACCTGGCCGTGCGCGAGGACGACCACGTCCTCTATCTCGAGACGCTGCGCGGCACCCGTAACGTACCCATCGTCTCCTCCGTCGGCTCGCGCCTGCCGATGTACTCCACCGGCGTCGGCAAGGTGCTCCTGGCCCACGCGCCCGAGGACGTACGCAACCGGGTGCTGTCCGCCCCGCTCAAGCCGTTCACCCGGCACACCATCACCACGCCCGGCCTGCTGCGCCGCCAGCTCGACCGGGTGCTCACCGAGGGCTATGCCACCACCGCCGAGGAGATGACTCTCGGTGCCTGCTCGGTCGCGGTCCCGATCACCACCTCGTCCGGAGTCGTCGGCTCCCTCGGCATCGTCGTCTCCGACCTCCGCCGCAACCGCCTCCGCCTCGTCTCCGCCCTCAAGGTCGCCGCCCAGGGCGTCTCCCGCGCCCTCCCGTAGCCGCCTCGCCGAATCTGCACTTGTGGCGGGCCGAGACTGCAGTTTTGGGCGACGAAAGTAGACACTCGTCGCCCACAACTCACTTCTCGGCCGCCATAACCACCTTCTCGGCGGGTGGGGTACCTTGCGCTGGTGACGATCCAGACGCCGAACGAAGACGTACGCCGCGCCGCCGCCGAGCGGCTGGGCGCCCTGGCCACACCTCCCGGTGCCCTTGGCCGCCTGGGCGAGCTGGCGGTCTGGGTGGCCGCGTGCCAGGGAGAGGTGCCGCCGCGACCGGTCGACAACGTACGCCTGGTGATCTTCGCCGGCGACCACGGCGTCGCCCAGCACGGCGTCTCCGCGTTCCCACCGGCGATCACCGGCGCGATGGTGCGTACGTTCCTGGGCGGCCGGGCCGGGGTCAGCGCGCTCGCCAAGGCGCACGGTGTCCAGGTCCGGGTGCTCGACCTCGGTGTCGACGAGGGGTTCGAGGACCTCGACGTCGCGACCCGGGAGACGCTGACCGCGCACAAGATCCGGCGGGGGAGCGGCGCGATCCATCTCGAGGACGCGCTGACCGCCGAGGAGACCAGCGCCGCGCTGGAGGCCGGCGCCGCCGTCGCCCGCGAGGAGATCGCGGCCGGTGCGCAGCTGCTGATCAGCGGTGACATGGGCATCGGCAACACCACCCCCGCCGCGGCGATGGTCGCGGCCGGGCTCGGCCTGCCCGCGAGCGAGGTCACCGGTCGCGGCACCGGCATCGACGACGAGGCGCTGCGCACCAAGACCGACGTCATCACCGCGGCCCTCACG includes:
- the pcaDC gene encoding bifunctional 3-oxoadipate enol-lactonase/4-carboxymuconolactone decarboxylase PcaDC, translated to MTPRITPVELAGDPSKPVLVVGPSLGTSVTALWAATAELLADSFHVIGWELPGHGHGAPTTDAFSMADLAAGVLACVDRVLTDRGERHGAFAYAGDSVGGAVGLQLLLDAPTRVSAAVLTNTGAKIGEPDGWNDRATTVRGAGTASQIAGSTQRWFSPGFLEREPARGGALLHSLRDADAESYALVCEALAAYDVRGRLAEIAAPVLAIGGVDDAPTPPASLEEIAVGVRNGRLVTLDAVGHLAPAEAPHAVSSLITAHVTAADPAYAAGMNVRRQVLGDAHVDRATAAITDVNRDYQDLITRYAWGTIWTRPGLARRDRSIGVLTALVAGRHFEELEFHLRAALTNGLTREEIVEVLLQTSIYVGVPAANTAFAVANRVLNE
- a CDS encoding lyase family protein, with product MSLLWPGEERAGDLFSEAAYLAAMVRVEEAWLAATASSGIAPEEARTPLAVLVSEADVPGLAEGAEAGGNPVIGLVKLLRGRLEGEAARWLHKGLTSQDVVDTALVLCLRDVLDRVEDELAAQAASLVGLARGHRATVMSGRTLTQHAVPVTFGLKAATWLSGLTDAAEALRRARTSLPAQIGGAAGTLAAVVGLARLRGLADPVGAARTAAETTATALGLTPRRPWHTTRTPLTAAGDALVTAADAWGRIATDITLLTRPEIGELAEPAGEGRGGSSTMPHKSNPVLSVLIRRHALAAPPLAATLHTAAASYVDERPDGAWHVEWETLQTLARRSVVAGSQTTELLAGLRVDAARMRATAEAAGADLLAEQRSLTGFVGGEILAGSEAAAGLDDYLGATGALIDSAIARAIETWKHLA
- the pcaG gene encoding protocatechuate 3,4-dioxygenase subunit alpha, coding for MSTIPTPGQTIGPFFGYALPYEGDADLVPPSSPGSIRLHGWVYDGAGNPIPDALLEIWQTDAEGNVPQAEGSLHRDGWTFTGWGRADTDLNGHYTFSTVLPGAAAEGRAPFFALTVFARGLLDKLQTRVYLPEHPANAGDPLLVSLSEDERATLVATADATGLRFDIHLQGDRETTFLNYG
- the pcaH gene encoding protocatechuate 3,4-dioxygenase subunit beta, which translates into the protein MTAPTKKPPVETQADLSAEIAKIEADSEGRAREGEPSRQPLLDYPPYRSSILRHPTKDPRHADPETIELWAPCFGHTDVDPLEADLTIAGSNEPIGERITVSGRVLDGEGRPVRNQLVEIWQANSAGRYIHKHEQHPAPLDPNFTGVGRCITDSEGRYRFQTIKPGPYPWGNHINAWRPAHIHFSLFGRAFTQRLITQMYFPSDPLFALDPIYQSITSQKDRDALVARYDHDLSTPEYSMGYSWDIVLTGPSRTWTEPEEGDL
- a CDS encoding IclR family transcriptional regulator, with product MAGGSGGRTVASRVLGLIGAFDASHRRLTLSELAARAEVSLPTAHRLVAELVEWGALVRDEDGTYAVGRRLWDAGLLAPVATDLRSVAAPFLHDLYGATLETVHLAVREDDHVLYLETLRGTRNVPIVSSVGSRLPMYSTGVGKVLLAHAPEDVRNRVLSAPLKPFTRHTITTPGLLRRQLDRVLTEGYATTAEEMTLGACSVAVPITTSSGVVGSLGIVVSDLRRNRLRLVSALKVAAQGVSRALP
- the cobT gene encoding nicotinate-nucleotide--dimethylbenzimidazole phosphoribosyltransferase, coding for MTIQTPNEDVRRAAAERLGALATPPGALGRLGELAVWVAACQGEVPPRPVDNVRLVIFAGDHGVAQHGVSAFPPAITGAMVRTFLGGRAGVSALAKAHGVQVRVLDLGVDEGFEDLDVATRETLTAHKIRRGSGAIHLEDALTAEETSAALEAGAAVAREEIAAGAQLLISGDMGIGNTTPAAAMVAAGLGLPASEVTGRGTGIDDEALRTKTDVITAALTRAGERAADPIQTLAALGSADLAATTGYLLEAARQGVPVLLDGLMSVACALTADRIEPGAAAWFAAGHRSTEPAQSMALEKLGLVPLLDLDLRLGEGSGAVAAVPVVRSAVALLRDVALLSELAPGEPA